The nucleotide window GAAGGCCGCGCTGCCGACCGTGGCAGCGCTCACCCCGGGAATCCGGAAACCATCGTGTGTGTCCTCTAGGTGCCACCCGTGTTCGCCCGCGAGCGCGACGAACGACGCACGTGACGGGGTTCGCACCACGACCGCGTGTTCGGCCAGGGCCTCGAAGTCGGACAGCGTCGACGCCCGAACCAGTTTGCCGTTGCCGATCACCACGACGTCGTCGACGGTGCTCCGCACCTCGGCGAGGACATGGCTGGAGACAAGCACCGTCCGTCCCTCGTGGGCGAGGGAACGGAGCAGACCGCGTAGCCACACGATGCCCTGCGGGTCGAGGCCGTTGGCCGGTTCGTCGAGCAGGATGATCTGCGGGTCGCCGAGCAGTGCGGTGGCCAGACCGAGCCGCTGTCGCATACCCATCGAGTAGCCGCCGACCCGGCGGTCCGCGGCCTGGGACAGTCCGACGAAGTCGAGCACCTCCCGGCACCGCGACGTCGGGACCCCGACCTGCGGGGCGAGTGCCTTCAGATGCCCGAGGCCGGTGCGTCCGGGATGGAAGCTCGACGCCTCCAGGGCGGCGCCGACGTGCTGGGCAGGCTGGGGGATCTGCCGGAACGGGCGGTCGCCGATGAGTGCGCGGCCTGCCGTCGGCTCGACCAATCCCAGGAGCATGCGCAGCGTGGTGGTCTTGCCCGAGCCGTTCGGTCCGAGGAACCCGGTGACGCGGCCGGGGGCAACCGTGAACGACAGATCGTCGACCGCGGTCAGGCTGCCGAACCGCTTGGTGAGGCCGTCGATCGTGATCGCAGGTGACTCCATCGGTGCCTTCCG belongs to Gordonia sp. KTR9 and includes:
- a CDS encoding ABC transporter ATP-binding protein — its product is MESPAITIDGLTKRFGSLTAVDDLSFTVAPGRVTGFLGPNGSGKTTTLRMLLGLVEPTAGRALIGDRPFRQIPQPAQHVGAALEASSFHPGRTGLGHLKALAPQVGVPTSRCREVLDFVGLSQAADRRVGGYSMGMRQRLGLATALLGDPQIILLDEPANGLDPQGIVWLRGLLRSLAHEGRTVLVSSHVLAEVRSTVDDVVVIGNGKLVRASTLSDFEALAEHAVVVRTPSRASFVALAGEHGWHLEDTHDGFRIPGVSAATVGSAAFGAGIELHQLADVGADLEAVFLHLTKSSDAPTSHFPSGPPGPPTAGPTSPEVIR